A stretch of Paenibacillus peoriae DNA encodes these proteins:
- a CDS encoding flagellar motor protein MotB has translation MSKKRHEPHEEHADESWLLPYSDLMTLLLALFIVLFGMSSLDAKKFETMAQSLSAAFNGGTGVLDHSAANPSSQSMDMGKNKEQVSQPVKSKATSTSELQKQLAQREEEDLKKLKKQMDQYIQNNGLTPLLNTKLNQSQLMITISDNALFSSGQAEVKPEARKLAKSISSMLQQFPGYDVIVSGHTDNVPISNSQFPSNFDLSAKRSLNFLRILLLNPDLDPTKFVSIGYGQYRPLASNQDGQGRSKNRRVEISVLRKYQNGTQVISPTSSSSEG, from the coding sequence GTGAGTAAAAAGAGACATGAACCGCATGAAGAGCATGCTGACGAAAGCTGGCTGTTGCCATATTCCGACTTAATGACCCTTCTGTTGGCTCTTTTCATTGTCTTATTCGGTATGAGCTCGCTCGACGCCAAAAAATTTGAAACTATGGCTCAATCCCTGAGTGCAGCTTTTAATGGCGGCACTGGCGTACTGGATCACTCAGCCGCGAATCCGTCGTCACAATCCATGGATATGGGCAAAAATAAAGAACAAGTGTCACAACCCGTAAAATCGAAAGCTACTTCTACCTCTGAACTGCAAAAACAGCTGGCCCAACGGGAAGAAGAAGATTTAAAAAAGCTTAAAAAACAGATGGATCAATACATTCAAAATAACGGCCTGACCCCGTTGCTGAATACCAAGCTAAACCAATCGCAACTAATGATCACCATTAGTGATAATGCCTTGTTTTCATCCGGGCAGGCCGAAGTAAAGCCGGAAGCAAGAAAGCTGGCCAAGTCCATTTCTAGTATGCTCCAGCAGTTCCCTGGCTATGATGTTATCGTATCGGGTCACACGGATAATGTACCGATCTCCAACAGCCAGTTCCCGTCCAATTTTGATTTGAGCGCCAAGCGCTCTCTGAATTTCTTGCGTATCTTGTTGCTCAATCCAGATCTCGACCCAACCAAGTTTGTATCCATCGGTTATGGCCAGTATCGTCCATTGGCAAGCAATCAAGATGGTCAAGGGCGCTCTAAAAACCGTCGTGTTGAAATATCTGTTCTCCGCAAATATCAGAACGGGACACAAGTCATCAGTCCTACCTCAAGCTCGAGTGAAGGTTGA